In Oceanispirochaeta sp., the genomic stretch CTGTCGGACTTAGTGCTTTTGAAACTATTTTTAGAGATTTTTCTTCTATTTTAGGAACGAATGAGGAGAATATCGAGCATATTTGACAATTGAGTGACGAAGAAGAGATGAAAAAGATCGAAAATAGAACAATAATGATTAAGTCCGACAGGCTGCTAGAGGAGTGTTTTTCGGCACTCTTCGGCTTCCTGATGCTGTTTGTCCAGTTCAGCCATGACCTGATCCACAACAAACTGTTTAGAATCTGTACCCTCGGGAGTGAGGGCTGTCTTTTCGTTGCGAAAATCTTTCCCTTTCACCGGTTTGCTTACAGTGAACAGGATCACATCACTCTGAAAAGTATCTTTTTCCATGTTGTCTTCCTTGCTGGGAGGCAGAAGGTTGCCATTGATGCTGACAAAGGAGACATAATCAAAGGCTTTCAGATAAGTATAGATTTCTCGTACTCCTTTTTTTGATTCAGGAACCCAGGATCTGTATCTCGTTCCTGCGGGGAACACAATCACGATGTTCCCATGATACTTTCTATGGGTCAGCTCTTTCATGGCCGAATGGTTGATGGGCATGCTGATCTTTCTGATTTCCGCCTGTTTGACAGGGTCCGACTCACTGTCGATGCTTCGGCTGGGGTAAATGACGATTGTATTGTAGGAGTTGGAAAAGGCGGCGGTCAGACCACTGGATTCAGATAGTTTCATTCCCTGGATGGGGAGGAGGGTCTCTGCTACTTCAGGACCGAGATCTTCTGTCTTTTCAATGAGTCTGTATAAGGCCGGGTAATCAAAGTTGCTGTAATGCTCTATGAGAAGGAGACAGGCTTTTCCCTTTTGGGAACGCTCATACAGTTCCTTCAGGTTTTTCACTCCCCGGATGGCACTGCCGGGTTTCATTATTTTTTCTACAAGATCTCCGATGATTTTTCTGTTTTTGGGTTCGCCCTCAAGATAGACATTGTCGGGACGGGCTACATAATCACCATGGAGATTGTTTTTAAGTGCTTCTATCATCTCTAGAAGCCGTTCAACGGATATATTCATATACTATTATAATGCTCCCAATTTTCCGTTTTGTGCAAGTCTTTATAATGTCCATTCTTTTTGTTCTGGAGTATTATTTCCCGGCAGATTATGATGATTATCATGATCTGCCATTTTTCAATAATCAAACCCGTTTATCTTGGTTTTGTCCTCACTCTGTTCCTTTCTCCGCCGCCTCTGTCTGCCGGGGGAACCAGGGATAATCCAGCTCCTCCGGTCAGGAAAGACAGAATAGACATTTTCAGAATCATCATCTCTTCCGCGGGGGAAAAACCCTTATTCAAAACAGGCCCTGATGATACGGAAATCCTTATACTCAGTCAGCTCTTTGAAGGACTGGTGGGCATCAATCCTGAAACTCTTCAGATTGAACCGGCTCTTGCCGCCTCATGGGAGGTCATTGATGATGGTAAAATCTATCGTTTCACCCTGGGAGACAAGCGCTGGAGCGATGGCTCCCCCATCAAAGCCGAAGAGTTCAGGAGTTCCTTCGTCCGTACCCTGAATCTGGGACTGGAGTCTCCGGCAAGCCTCTACCTCTCCCGGTTTATTCTCAATGGTGAGGCCTATGTACAAGGTTCCCTGACTGATGATGAATTGGGCATCCGGGTCCTCCCTGGGAATGTTCTGGAACTTGAGTTCACAAGGTCCTATCCCTTTGCCCTGAATCTCCTGACTCATTATGCCTTCTTCTTATACCCGCCGACTTTTTTTGAGCTCAAATTTTTCGATTTTGAAGCTCTGGCCGGTATCAGGACGTCAGGGCACTATCATCAGG encodes the following:
- a CDS encoding 1-acyl-sn-glycerol-3-phosphate acyltransferase, with translation MNISVERLLEMIEALKNNLHGDYVARPDNVYLEGEPKNRKIIGDLVEKIMKPGSAIRGVKNLKELYERSQKGKACLLLIEHYSNFDYPALYRLIEKTEDLGPEVAETLLPIQGMKLSESSGLTAAFSNSYNTIVIYPSRSIDSESDPVKQAEIRKISMPINHSAMKELTHRKYHGNIVIVFPAGTRYRSWVPESKKGVREIYTYLKAFDYVSFVSINGNLLPPSKEDNMEKDTFQSDVILFTVSKPVKGKDFRNEKTALTPEGTDSKQFVVDQVMAELDKQHQEAEECRKTLL